A portion of the Cellulophaga algicola DSM 14237 genome contains these proteins:
- a CDS encoding TonB-dependent receptor, producing MRIYALMVLLLSSLSSISQNCNNTLSGKITDSHDGTALVGALVIIAGTEQTAITDSNGNFNIQNLCDQTYAIQISHPYCLTSGYKVKVQGNTSKYFQLEHHLEELNEIVLRGHKENTKINTVAESKLEQESIEQYSNGSLGDALNSLSGVSSLNTGSTVVKPMINGLHSSRVVLINNGVRMEDQEWGVEHAPNIDVNTADRITLIKGAGAIQYGGDAIAGVIITEPQAIFIKDSLYGKTIVAASSNGRGSTLTSKLTKSSNSGWFGTLQGTRKRYGDFEAPDYILSNTGTSENSASLRFGLNKFNYGIEGYYSFYKNKIGILSASHIGGAEDQVRAINSNTPLIINDFTYDIGNPKQDITHQLARLKAFKKFAGLGKVSLQYDYQQNHRLEYDIRVGDDSEKPSLDLVLKTHTLLLDIESKLSNNTTLKSGIMARYQDNFADPSTGVRRLIPDYEKYDLGVYGIGTFQLQDNWVLEAGARFDYSYMDVFKFYRTSFWEERNYDELFPEIVVEEFDNQILTNPQYNFYNASGTIGSTYSFSDKLKLFFNYSLASRVPNPSELFSEGLHHSASRIELGDLNFSSEIANKVALTLQKNGDVFSFTIQPFINNINNFIVIEPTKVEQTIRGNFQVWEYRQTNAQLLGVDIDATYAFIKNFEFKHQFSLTKGYDRNSNGALISMPPVNTTNEIKYQNLKENNLKLALQSEYVFRQNEYPNNNFEVYIAQSETFELVDVSTPPNAYHLLNFRSSIDFPITKKSNLTLGFSVTNLLNTRYRNYLNSLRYYADDLGRNLLFNLKFNY from the coding sequence ATGCGCATTTATGCACTGATGGTACTGCTATTGAGCAGTTTATCATCAATATCGCAAAATTGCAATAATACACTATCGGGTAAAATAACAGACTCACATGATGGTACCGCTCTAGTTGGAGCGCTTGTTATTATTGCAGGAACAGAACAAACAGCAATCACGGATAGCAATGGAAATTTTAACATCCAAAATCTTTGTGATCAAACGTATGCTATTCAAATTTCTCATCCCTACTGCTTAACCAGCGGTTATAAGGTAAAAGTACAAGGAAATACGAGTAAATATTTCCAGTTGGAACACCATTTAGAGGAATTAAATGAAATAGTTCTTAGAGGCCATAAGGAGAATACTAAAATAAATACAGTAGCTGAAAGCAAATTAGAACAAGAATCTATTGAACAATATAGCAATGGATCCTTAGGGGATGCGCTGAATAGTTTATCTGGCGTAAGCTCTCTAAATACAGGAAGTACTGTTGTCAAACCCATGATCAATGGTTTACACAGTAGCCGCGTAGTGCTGATCAACAATGGCGTGCGCATGGAAGATCAAGAGTGGGGTGTTGAACATGCACCCAACATTGATGTGAACACTGCAGATCGCATAACGCTAATTAAAGGTGCTGGAGCCATTCAATACGGTGGAGATGCTATAGCCGGAGTGATTATTACTGAGCCACAGGCCATTTTCATCAAAGATAGTTTGTATGGAAAAACCATAGTTGCAGCAAGTTCCAATGGCAGAGGCTCAACACTAACATCAAAACTAACAAAAAGCTCAAATAGCGGCTGGTTTGGTACCCTGCAAGGCACTAGAAAAAGATATGGAGATTTTGAAGCTCCTGATTATATACTAAGTAATACTGGCACCTCTGAAAATAGCGCGTCTCTACGTTTTGGACTTAATAAATTCAACTATGGAATAGAAGGGTATTACTCCTTCTACAAAAATAAAATAGGAATTTTATCTGCATCACACATTGGTGGCGCGGAAGATCAAGTTAGGGCAATAAATAGTAATACACCTTTAATTATTAATGATTTTACCTATGATATAGGTAATCCCAAACAAGATATCACCCATCAATTAGCTCGGTTAAAAGCTTTCAAAAAGTTCGCTGGTTTGGGTAAAGTAAGCTTACAATACGACTATCAGCAAAATCATAGGCTTGAATATGACATTCGTGTGGGTGATGATTCTGAAAAACCATCATTAGATCTGGTTTTAAAAACACATACCTTACTATTAGATATTGAAAGTAAATTATCTAATAATACCACATTAAAATCGGGTATTATGGCTAGGTATCAAGATAATTTTGCGGATCCATCTACGGGTGTTCGAAGGTTAATACCTGATTACGAAAAATATGACTTAGGAGTTTATGGCATCGGCACCTTTCAACTACAAGATAATTGGGTACTAGAAGCAGGGGCAAGATTTGATTATAGCTATATGGATGTATTCAAATTTTACAGAACCTCATTCTGGGAAGAAAGAAATTATGATGAACTTTTTCCTGAAATTGTCGTAGAAGAATTTGATAATCAAATTTTAACCAATCCTCAATACAATTTTTATAATGCATCAGGTACAATAGGTTCTACGTATTCTTTTAGCGACAAACTTAAATTATTTTTCAATTATTCATTGGCCTCTCGAGTACCAAACCCTTCTGAATTGTTTAGTGAAGGTTTGCACCACTCCGCTTCAAGAATTGAACTGGGAGATTTAAATTTTTCAAGTGAAATTGCCAACAAAGTTGCTTTAACCTTACAGAAAAATGGCGATGTTTTTAGTTTCACTATTCAACCATTTATAAATAACATCAATAATTTTATAGTAATAGAGCCTACTAAAGTAGAGCAGACGATAAGAGGAAATTTTCAGGTGTGGGAATACCGACAAACAAATGCACAATTATTGGGTGTTGATATTGATGCTACCTATGCATTCATCAAAAATTTTGAATTCAAACATCAATTTTCTTTAACAAAAGGCTATGATCGTAATAGTAACGGCGCTCTAATTAGTATGCCCCCAGTGAATACCACCAATGAAATTAAGTATCAGAATTTAAAAGAAAACAATTTGAAGCTAGCCCTACAAAGTGAATATGTTTTTCGCCAGAACGAGTATCCAAATAACAATTTTGAAGT